A single region of the bacterium genome encodes:
- a CDS encoding GH92 family glycosyl hydrolase produces the protein MGKKNLASRSLALLLNVLVIVPACLLAAPAPVCDRVDPFIGTANGGNTFPGALVPWGMVSVSPHNDPQAPSGYVQGRPFLYGFGQLHLSGTGCPDLGNVLLTANVGPVRPGASNWGTAYGGEMASPGYYSVLLKDSGIQVQATATERVGLLLFSFPARKGDANILLDAGHRLTTDPVTLKSPTFESSVKVVSPTLVEGYSESGDFCSVYSGNKQRIYFCVQFSKAAQSFETWSGERMGGDQERTGPSTGAVFHFSTAAQEPVLAKVGISFVSVENAELNLQTECPGWDFEGVRAQARQKWEKELSEFQITGGTPRQLRIFYTALYHSLIHPSLFSDVNGQYPSMGHKGVKVADGYNRYHIFSLWDTYRNLHPFLGLFYPTRALDMVKSLVAMQQESGWLPKWELAGNETSVMVGCPAVPVILDAFRQGLKRFDQDAAYQAMAKSLDPEGNKTYGGLRSLLKFGYIPKDDDSGDWIWGSVSTGLEYSYAYWCLAQMAKDLGHDEDSKGYMVLSGDYRNYYNPATGFLQARKRDGSWIAPFDPQASCCDQSWPGNGGPGYVEGTAWQYLFYAPQDLDGLQMLLGGPEAFVARLQECFEKGHYDAANEPDLSWPYLFDSVPGEAWRTQQQVRALMESSYKDTPDGIPGNDDCGTMSAWYLFSALGFYPVCPGSDRYFLGSPLFQQVDIHLNNRVYPGARLVLKTINGSPRNVYVHSVRKDGMEYKKSWIGHEDLVYGRTLVFQMTGEPPHGLLAPPTPGPTP, from the coding sequence TTGGGAAAGAAAAACCTGGCCAGCAGGTCCCTCGCCCTTTTGTTGAACGTTCTGGTGATCGTTCCGGCTTGTCTTCTCGCGGCCCCGGCCCCGGTCTGCGACCGCGTGGATCCCTTCATCGGCACCGCGAACGGGGGCAACACTTTTCCCGGCGCCCTGGTGCCCTGGGGCATGGTCTCCGTTTCACCGCACAACGATCCCCAAGCGCCGTCGGGTTATGTTCAGGGCCGTCCGTTCCTTTATGGGTTCGGGCAACTCCACTTGAGCGGAACGGGATGTCCCGACCTGGGGAACGTCCTTTTGACGGCCAACGTGGGTCCGGTCCGACCGGGCGCGTCGAACTGGGGAACGGCTTATGGCGGGGAAATGGCGTCGCCCGGTTATTATTCGGTCCTGTTGAAGGACAGCGGCATCCAGGTCCAGGCGACGGCCACCGAAAGGGTGGGATTGCTCCTTTTCAGTTTCCCGGCCCGCAAGGGCGACGCCAACATCCTTTTGGACGCGGGCCACCGCTTGACCACCGATCCGGTCACCCTGAAAAGCCCGACCTTCGAGTCGAGCGTCAAGGTGGTCTCGCCCACCCTGGTCGAGGGTTATTCGGAAAGCGGCGATTTTTGCAGCGTTTATTCCGGCAACAAGCAGCGGATCTATTTTTGTGTCCAGTTCAGCAAGGCGGCCCAGTCCTTCGAGACCTGGAGCGGGGAACGGATGGGAGGGGATCAGGAACGGACCGGGCCTTCAACGGGCGCCGTCTTCCATTTTTCCACCGCCGCCCAGGAGCCCGTCCTGGCCAAGGTGGGGATCTCTTTCGTGAGCGTGGAGAACGCCGAACTCAACCTCCAGACCGAATGCCCCGGATGGGATTTCGAGGGGGTCCGCGCCCAGGCCCGCCAAAAATGGGAGAAGGAACTCTCCGAATTCCAGATCACCGGGGGCACCCCCCGGCAGCTGCGCATCTTCTACACGGCCCTTTACCACTCCCTGATCCACCCCAGCCTCTTTTCCGACGTGAACGGGCAATATCCGTCCATGGGCCACAAGGGGGTCAAGGTCGCCGACGGCTACAATCGTTACCACATCTTCTCCCTCTGGGACACCTACCGGAACCTCCACCCCTTTTTGGGCCTTTTCTATCCCACGCGGGCCTTGGATATGGTCAAAAGCCTCGTTGCCATGCAGCAGGAAAGCGGCTGGCTGCCGAAATGGGAACTGGCGGGCAACGAGACCAGCGTCATGGTGGGGTGTCCGGCCGTACCGGTGATCCTGGACGCCTTCCGGCAAGGGCTCAAGCGTTTCGACCAGGACGCGGCCTATCAGGCGATGGCGAAGAGCCTGGACCCGGAGGGGAACAAGACCTATGGGGGGCTTCGGTCCCTTTTGAAGTTCGGCTATATCCCCAAGGACGATGATTCGGGGGACTGGATCTGGGGCTCGGTCTCCACGGGCCTGGAGTATTCCTATGCCTATTGGTGCCTGGCCCAAATGGCCAAGGACCTGGGACATGACGAGGACTCGAAGGGTTACATGGTCCTTTCGGGCGATTACCGCAACTATTACAACCCGGCCACCGGGTTCCTGCAGGCACGCAAAAGGGACGGGAGTTGGATCGCGCCCTTCGATCCCCAGGCCTCCTGTTGCGACCAGAGCTGGCCGGGCAACGGCGGGCCGGGTTACGTGGAGGGGACGGCCTGGCAATATCTTTTCTACGCCCCCCAGGACCTGGACGGCCTGCAGATGCTCTTGGGCGGGCCCGAGGCCTTCGTGGCCAGGCTCCAGGAATGCTTCGAGAAGGGCCATTACGATGCCGCCAACGAGCCCGACCTTTCCTGGCCCTATCTTTTCGATTCCGTCCCGGGCGAAGCCTGGCGGACCCAGCAACAGGTCCGGGCCCTGATGGAAAGTTCCTATAAGGACACGCCCGACGGCATCCCGGGCAACGACGATTGCGGGACCATGTCGGCTTGGTACCTCTTTTCCGCGCTCGGGTTCTATCCGGTCTGTCCGGGCAGCGATCGGTATTTCCTGGGAAGCCCCCTCTTCCAACAGGTGGACATCCATTTGAACAACCGCGTCTATCCGGGCGCGCGGCTGGTCCTCAAGACCATCAACGGGTCACCCCGGAACGTCTATGTGCACTCGGTGCGGAAGGACGGGATGGAATACAAAAAATCCTGGATCGGCCATGAGGACCTGGTCTATGGAAGGACCCTGGTCTTCCAGATGACGGGGGAACCACCCCATGGGTTGTTGGCGCCCCCCACGCCTGGCCCAACCCCTTAA
- the tsf gene encoding translation elongation factor Ts: MEITASAVKDLREKTGAGMMDCKKALAETKGDFEKAVVWLREKGMAQVAKRSGRSANQGVIGSYIHSGKVGVLVEVNCETDFVSATDDFQSLAKELAMQVAASVPKYVSRDEVPADEVEKEKAIYMNEAKQSGKPEAVQAKIAEGKIESYYKQVCLMDQPYIREPKKSVKDYVTEVAAKLGENVVIRRFSRMQLGE, encoded by the coding sequence ATGGAGATCACCGCTTCTGCCGTGAAGGACCTGCGCGAGAAGACCGGCGCGGGCATGATGGACTGCAAGAAGGCCCTGGCGGAGACCAAGGGCGATTTCGAGAAGGCTGTGGTGTGGCTGCGGGAGAAGGGCATGGCCCAAGTGGCCAAGCGCTCGGGCCGCAGCGCCAATCAGGGCGTCATCGGCAGCTACATCCATAGCGGCAAGGTGGGTGTGCTGGTGGAGGTGAACTGCGAGACCGATTTCGTGTCCGCCACCGACGATTTCCAGTCCCTGGCCAAGGAACTGGCCATGCAGGTCGCCGCTTCCGTGCCCAAGTACGTGAGCCGTGACGAGGTCCCGGCCGACGAGGTGGAGAAGGAAAAGGCCATCTATATGAACGAGGCCAAGCAGTCGGGGAAGCCCGAAGCGGTGCAGGCCAAGATCGCCGAAGGGAAGATCGAGAGCTACTACAAGCAGGTCTGCCTGATGGACCAGCCCTACATCCGTGAGCCCAAGAAGAGCGTGAAGGATTACGTCACCGAAGTGGCCGCCAAGCTGGGTGAGAACGTGGTGATCCGCCGCTTCAGCCGCATGCAGCTGGGGGAATAG
- the pyrH gene encoding UMP kinase, translating to MARTPARPKTKPRYRRVLLKISGEALGGDGQHRIDEKVVRSIAKAVFEVQRSGVEIALVIGGGNIYRGADGERMGMDRVSSDYMGMLATLINALALQNALEQQGAHTRVQSAIEMSKVAEPFIRRRALRHMEKGRIVIFAGGTGNPYFTTDTAAALRAIEIGADAILKATNVDGIYSADPKKDPKAKKFTNITYIDAINKRLKVMDTTALTLCMENKLPIVVFDLRKPGNIHRAVLGEPIGTVVKS from the coding sequence ATGGCCCGGACCCCTGCCCGTCCCAAAACCAAGCCCCGCTACCGGCGGGTGTTGTTGAAGATATCCGGCGAGGCCCTGGGCGGGGACGGCCAACACCGCATCGACGAGAAGGTCGTGCGTTCCATCGCCAAGGCCGTCTTTGAGGTCCAGCGGTCGGGCGTGGAGATCGCCCTGGTCATCGGCGGCGGTAACATCTATCGCGGCGCCGACGGCGAGCGCATGGGGATGGACCGGGTCTCCTCCGACTACATGGGCATGTTGGCTACCCTCATCAATGCCCTGGCCCTCCAGAACGCCTTGGAGCAGCAGGGGGCCCATACTCGGGTCCAGAGCGCCATCGAGATGTCCAAGGTGGCCGAGCCCTTCATCCGCCGCCGGGCCCTGCGCCACATGGAAAAGGGCCGCATCGTCATTTTCGCCGGAGGAACGGGCAACCCCTATTTCACCACCGATACGGCGGCGGCCCTTCGGGCCATCGAGATCGGGGCCGACGCCATCCTGAAGGCCACCAACGTGGACGGCATCTACAGCGCCGACCCGAAGAAGGACCCCAAGGCCAAGAAGTTCACCAACATCACCTACATCGACGCCATCAACAAGCGCCTGAAGGTGATGGATACCACCGCCCTTACGCTTTGCATGGAGAACAAGCTCCCCATCGTGGTCTTCGACCTGCGCAAACCGGGGAACATCCACCGCGCTGTTTTGGGCGAGCCGATCGGGACCGTCGTCAAGAGCTAA
- the frr gene encoding ribosome recycling factor: MKKAIEATKRDFATVRTGRASAALVEHVKVEYYGSLVPLNQVASVSVPDARTLEMKPWDPQALVEIEKALQKSDIGISPNNDGKVIRLSMPPLTEERRKDFVKLVHKHAETGRVALRGIRQEANKSLDQIKKEVPEDEFKKLHERVQKMTDSHTQEIGKLAEHKEKEILEF; encoded by the coding sequence ATGAAGAAGGCCATCGAGGCCACCAAGCGGGATTTCGCCACCGTGCGAACGGGCCGCGCCTCCGCCGCCCTGGTGGAGCACGTCAAGGTGGAGTATTACGGCTCCCTGGTCCCCTTGAACCAGGTCGCCAGTGTTTCCGTGCCCGACGCCCGGACCCTCGAGATGAAGCCCTGGGACCCCCAGGCCCTGGTCGAGATCGAGAAGGCCCTCCAGAAGAGCGACATCGGCATTTCCCCCAACAACGACGGCAAGGTCATCCGGCTTTCCATGCCGCCCCTGACCGAGGAACGCCGCAAGGACTTCGTCAAGCTGGTCCACAAGCATGCCGAGACGGGACGGGTGGCCTTGCGGGGCATCCGCCAGGAAGCCAACAAGTCCCTGGACCAGATCAAGAAAGAGGTCCCGGAGGACGAGTTCAAGAAGCTCCACGAACGGGTGCAGAAAATGACCGATTCCCACACCCAGGAGATCGGGAAGCTCGCCGAGCATAAAGAAAAAGAGATCCTGGAGTTCTAA
- a CDS encoding isoprenyl transferase, with protein MPTAPKDALLKRYRLQDNLPRHVAIIMDGNGRWAQKRHLPRIAGHRAGAHSIREIVRTSGELGLEALTLYAFSTENWKRPATEVRLLMALLRQYLKSEVPELIRNNVQLRTIGNSGDLPREIQRELKNSIQRTSHCTGLKLVLALSYSGRADLARAARSLAEQVLKKKLRPQAINEKALSGALSTRDLPEVDLLVRTSGEMRVSNFLLWELAYSEFHITKTLWPDFRTPHLMEALRDFQGRQRRFGGVENITGSVTSWAR; from the coding sequence TTGCCAACCGCCCCCAAAGACGCCCTTCTCAAACGCTACCGCCTCCAGGACAACCTTCCCCGGCACGTGGCCATCATCATGGACGGCAACGGCCGATGGGCCCAAAAGCGGCACCTGCCCCGCATCGCCGGGCACCGGGCCGGGGCCCACTCCATCCGCGAGATCGTGCGCACCTCGGGCGAATTGGGACTGGAAGCCCTGACCCTCTATGCCTTCTCCACGGAGAACTGGAAGCGCCCGGCCACCGAAGTGCGGCTCCTCATGGCCCTTTTGCGCCAATATCTCAAGAGCGAGGTGCCGGAGCTGATCCGCAACAACGTCCAACTGCGCACCATCGGCAATTCAGGCGACCTGCCCCGGGAGATCCAGCGGGAGCTCAAGAACTCCATCCAAAGGACCTCCCATTGCACCGGGTTGAAGCTGGTCCTGGCCCTGTCCTATAGCGGCCGGGCGGACCTGGCCCGGGCGGCCAGGTCCCTGGCCGAACAGGTCCTCAAGAAGAAGCTCCGGCCCCAGGCCATCAACGAAAAAGCCCTGTCGGGCGCCTTGTCCACCCGGGACCTGCCGGAAGTGGACCTGCTGGTCCGCACCTCGGGCGAGATGCGGGTCTCCAACTTCCTGCTCTGGGAACTGGCCTATTCGGAATTCCACATCACCAAGACCCTCTGGCCCGACTTCCGCACCCCCCATCTCATGGAGGCCCTGCGGGATTTCCAGGGGCGGCAACGCCGCTTCGGCGGGGTCGAGAACATCACCGGGAGCGTGACCTCATGGGCGCGTTGA
- a CDS encoding phosphatidate cytidylyltransferase, which translates to MGALTKRIVVAVPAIALLIFATFWEHTSLFKLLAVVGLGLALLEYLTLVQARQKGKVLRVEGMIALLLILLPWVLKPMVDWEGWGTLLAGLWILTLSFLWSDRGVKDMIPSVAATFFGVAYFGLLGVYFFRLRELPNGSWHLLLVFAATWAYDTGGFFVGGRWGRHKLAPQASPKKSWEGCAGGVALAFLALAGLWAWVPFFHGFFTLADMAVLAVLLSVFGQLGDLVESAIKRSLNAKDSGSFFPGHGGLFDRIDSLLFNAPLLFYYLSLFKH; encoded by the coding sequence ATGGGCGCGTTGACCAAGCGGATCGTGGTGGCGGTGCCGGCCATCGCCCTTTTGATTTTCGCCACCTTCTGGGAACACACATCGCTCTTCAAGCTCCTGGCGGTGGTGGGCCTGGGGTTGGCCCTTTTGGAATACCTGACCCTCGTCCAAGCCCGGCAGAAGGGGAAGGTCCTGAGGGTGGAAGGGATGATCGCGCTCCTTCTTATCCTCCTGCCCTGGGTCTTGAAGCCGATGGTCGATTGGGAAGGCTGGGGGACGCTCCTGGCGGGGCTTTGGATCCTGACCCTTTCCTTCCTTTGGTCCGACCGGGGCGTGAAGGATATGATCCCTTCGGTGGCCGCCACCTTCTTCGGCGTCGCCTACTTCGGGCTCCTGGGGGTCTATTTTTTCAGGCTCCGCGAACTGCCGAACGGCTCCTGGCACCTGCTCCTGGTCTTCGCGGCGACCTGGGCCTATGACACGGGTGGATTCTTCGTGGGTGGCCGCTGGGGAAGGCACAAACTGGCGCCCCAGGCCTCGCCGAAGAAATCCTGGGAAGGCTGCGCCGGCGGGGTGGCCCTGGCGTTCCTCGCCCTGGCGGGCCTTTGGGCCTGGGTCCCCTTCTTCCACGGCTTCTTCACACTGGCGGACATGGCGGTCCTGGCGGTCCTCCTTTCCGTCTTCGGCCAGTTGGGCGACCTGGTGGAATCGGCCATCAAGCGCAGCCTCAACGCCAAGGATTCGGGGTCCTTCTTCCCCGGCCATGGCGGCCTGTTCGACCGTATCGATAGCCTGCTCTTCAACGCCCCCTTGTTGTTCTATTACCTGAGCCTTTTCAAGCACTGA
- a CDS encoding tetratricopeptide repeat protein: MRGFKTLGSCLAFAILVMAVFPGPGFSQGASEAQYIAAGTKMYQARNYNQALQYYNAAMKLNPNDPAAYQGIGYCYYAMGNKQYALAYLQKAYQLNPNNAQLAQAIQSLRAQTGGGAVAPGASVAGGSSYLNGGMTLFQRKQYAQAIQYFNAAIQQNPSDYRGYYYAGYSYYMMGNAKSAALYFAIANAKQPNASIKAYGDRVKAGLSPDDQQWVDNQLSRYTGGAAYAGGGSPSKPAKISFGFHLLGGMEYVFADPSQIKQYVTAAGSVSLNGVTPNMVALPEFVPFVQLGDSFEINLAIGYFPVGNLSYTTYDYATSGPTGTPDVWKYTFNTTIITTDLGIKLLFGDQDVKGYLGLGAGISPVSVSFTKVQYDSTATTVQSTDTAASGDYSTVAFNGQMVLGIDFILDKGLSLGPYIGYRYLSANNFQRSGNSLVVDTSKGSVGLAGTNNVSPTSTTPLQLDFSGLEAGLDLSFSF; encoded by the coding sequence ATGAGAGGTTTTAAGACCTTAGGATCCTGTCTGGCGTTCGCCATCCTGGTGATGGCGGTCTTCCCCGGACCAGGTTTCTCCCAAGGCGCCTCGGAGGCCCAATACATCGCAGCGGGGACCAAGATGTACCAGGCCCGCAACTACAACCAAGCCCTCCAGTATTACAACGCCGCCATGAAGTTGAACCCCAACGATCCGGCGGCCTATCAGGGGATCGGCTATTGCTACTACGCCATGGGCAACAAGCAATATGCCCTGGCCTACCTGCAGAAGGCCTACCAGTTGAACCCCAACAACGCTCAGTTGGCCCAAGCCATCCAGAGCCTGCGGGCCCAGACCGGCGGCGGGGCCGTCGCCCCCGGCGCGTCCGTGGCCGGCGGGTCGAGCTACCTGAACGGCGGGATGACCCTTTTCCAGCGAAAACAATATGCCCAGGCCATCCAGTACTTCAACGCGGCCATCCAACAGAACCCCTCCGATTACCGGGGCTACTATTACGCCGGATATTCCTATTACATGATGGGCAACGCCAAGAGTGCGGCCCTCTATTTCGCCATCGCCAACGCCAAACAGCCCAACGCCTCCATCAAGGCCTATGGGGACCGGGTGAAGGCCGGTCTTTCCCCGGATGACCAGCAATGGGTGGATAACCAGCTCTCCCGTTACACGGGCGGTGCCGCCTATGCCGGGGGGGGAAGCCCATCCAAGCCCGCCAAGATCAGCTTCGGCTTCCACCTCTTGGGCGGCATGGAATATGTCTTCGCCGATCCCAGCCAGATCAAGCAATATGTGACCGCGGCCGGAAGCGTCTCCCTGAACGGGGTGACCCCCAATATGGTGGCCCTCCCCGAGTTCGTTCCTTTCGTCCAGTTGGGTGACAGTTTCGAGATCAACTTGGCCATCGGTTATTTCCCGGTGGGGAACCTCTCCTATACCACCTATGACTACGCCACTTCCGGTCCGACGGGGACCCCGGACGTCTGGAAATACACCTTCAACACGACCATCATCACCACCGACCTGGGCATCAAACTCCTCTTCGGGGACCAGGATGTGAAGGGTTACCTGGGCTTGGGGGCCGGCATTTCCCCCGTCAGCGTTTCCTTCACCAAGGTCCAATATGACAGTACCGCCACGACGGTCCAATCCACGGACACCGCCGCCAGCGGGGACTACAGCACCGTGGCCTTCAATGGGCAGATGGTCCTGGGGATCGACTTCATCCTGGACAAGGGCCTGTCCCTCGGGCCTTACATCGGTTACCGCTACCTGAGCGCGAATAACTTCCAGCGGAGCGGCAATTCCCTGGTGGTGGATACGTCCAAGGGTTCCGTGGGTCTGGCCGGGACGAACAACGTTTCCCCGACCAGCACAACCCCGCTCCAGCTCGATTTCAGCGGCTTGGAGGCCGGTTTGGACCTGTCCTTCTCCTTCTGA
- the mtaB gene encoding tRNA (N(6)-L-threonylcarbamoyladenosine(37)-C(2))-methylthiotransferase MtaB, translating to MDALTRPKIAFTTLGCRVNQYDGQALKEQAERASFDAVPFDEKADIYVINTCTVTSAADSEGKQLVRRAKGRNPDSFVVVTGCLAQDRPEEIAALAGVDLVVGNAEKSLLVPRILERFSRPLSTPSALPDPSPWLDGITRFDGHQRATVKVQDGCNFGCSFCLIPRVRGTMVSRPVLEIVEEGKRLASHGVKELVLAGIQLSSYGRDWGLKASEPRLAPVLEKLLSVPGIQRVRLSSYAVADFEEALLPLWESGQALCAHLHLPLQSGDEGVLRAMRRPYSLAQFAAVVEKVRRAAPQVGLTTDLIAGFPGETEQAFRNTEAQVREFGFVDLHPFPYSDRPDTPGAALVPKVHPAVIRERMDRLWALKREVLARAAERAVGREFRVIVERYDDQRQSGLTDEGLRVVFPRMAERLGQEARVRVTGAGPKTALAQWA from the coding sequence ATGGACGCGTTGACCAGACCGAAGATCGCCTTCACGACCCTGGGTTGCCGGGTCAACCAATACGACGGCCAGGCCCTGAAGGAACAGGCCGAACGGGCCTCTTTCGACGCCGTTCCCTTCGATGAGAAGGCCGACATCTACGTCATCAATACCTGCACGGTGACCTCCGCAGCGGATTCGGAAGGGAAGCAACTGGTCCGCCGGGCCAAGGGCCGCAACCCCGATTCCTTCGTGGTGGTGACCGGGTGCCTCGCCCAGGACCGCCCCGAGGAGATCGCCGCCCTGGCCGGGGTGGACCTGGTGGTGGGGAACGCGGAAAAGTCCCTTCTGGTCCCCCGGATCCTGGAGCGCTTTTCCAGGCCGCTTTCCACTCCATCCGCATTACCTGATCCGTCCCCTTGGCTGGACGGCATTACCCGTTTCGACGGACATCAAAGGGCGACCGTCAAGGTCCAGGACGGATGCAATTTCGGTTGTTCCTTCTGCCTCATCCCCCGGGTGAGGGGAACGATGGTCTCCCGCCCGGTCCTGGAGATCGTGGAGGAAGGGAAGCGCCTGGCGTCCCATGGGGTCAAGGAGCTGGTCCTGGCGGGCATTCAGCTCTCCTCTTATGGAAGGGACTGGGGCCTCAAGGCATCCGAGCCCCGCCTGGCCCCGGTCCTGGAGAAACTCCTGTCCGTTCCCGGCATCCAACGGGTGCGGCTTTCCTCCTATGCGGTGGCCGATTTCGAAGAGGCCCTCCTGCCGCTTTGGGAGAGTGGACAGGCCCTTTGCGCCCATCTTCACCTGCCCCTGCAGAGCGGGGACGAAGGGGTCCTCCGGGCCATGCGGCGTCCCTATTCCCTGGCGCAGTTCGCCGCGGTCGTGGAGAAGGTTCGCCGAGCCGCGCCTCAGGTAGGCTTGACCACCGACCTTATCGCCGGTTTTCCCGGTGAGACGGAACAGGCCTTCCGGAACACCGAGGCCCAGGTCCGCGAGTTCGGTTTCGTGGACCTCCATCCCTTCCCCTATTCGGACCGGCCCGATACACCGGGTGCGGCCTTGGTCCCGAAGGTCCATCCGGCGGTGATCCGGGAAAGAATGGACCGTCTTTGGGCCCTGAAGCGGGAGGTCCTGGCGCGAGCGGCCGAAAGGGCCGTGGGCCGGGAATTCCGTGTCATCGTGGAGCGCTACGACGATCAACGGCAATCGGGCCTCACCGACGAGGGATTGCGGGTGGTCTTTCCAAGGATGGCGGAACGCCTGGGCCAGGAGGCCAGGGTGCGGGTGACCGGAGCGGGTCCCAAGACCGCGCTGGCCCAGTGGGCCTGA
- a CDS encoding class I SAM-dependent methyltransferase, whose translation MSLLDRLYLRFFYRMKSWKFDLPENRVGWRSRQNQEIRFEMLASIGDLRGKKILDAGCGLGCFYGYLKDRGWDGDYTGFDLLGFMVKGARRRFPDARFLEGDVAERFPEGEWDYVFVNGIFNHRVKDNWEWMRRGLAQCTAHAKEGVALTLLNAEGGWMDPDLFYAHPRQVEEKIRQWHGGKYKIVGQYLPEDMTVHLYR comes from the coding sequence TTGAGCCTTCTGGACCGGCTCTATCTCCGCTTCTTCTACCGGATGAAATCCTGGAAGTTCGACCTGCCCGAGAACCGGGTGGGTTGGCGTTCCCGCCAGAACCAGGAGATCCGTTTCGAGATGCTGGCTTCCATCGGGGACCTGCGTGGAAAAAAGATCCTGGATGCAGGCTGTGGGCTCGGCTGTTTTTACGGCTACCTGAAGGACCGGGGTTGGGACGGGGACTACACGGGCTTCGACCTGCTCGGGTTCATGGTGAAAGGCGCCCGCCGGCGTTTTCCGGACGCCCGGTTCCTGGAAGGCGACGTGGCGGAGAGGTTCCCCGAAGGGGAATGGGATTACGTCTTCGTCAACGGGATCTTCAACCACCGGGTGAAGGACAACTGGGAATGGATGCGGCGGGGGCTCGCTCAGTGCACGGCCCACGCCAAGGAAGGGGTGGCCTTGACCCTCCTGAACGCCGAGGGCGGCTGGATGGATCCGGACCTTTTTTACGCCCATCCCCGCCAAGTGGAAGAAAAGATAAGGCAATGGCACGGTGGTAAATATAAGATAGTGGGGCAATACCTGCCGGAGGATATGACGGTCCATCTCTATCGGTGA
- a CDS encoding histidine triad nucleotide-binding protein produces the protein MSHCVFCKIVHKEIPSNVVYEDEKILAFTDIHPAAPTHVLIIPKEHIESVEEVPAGSPLVSLLTEKAVQIAKQLNLREGFRLVINNGDNGGQTVYHLHLHLLGGRFMTWPPG, from the coding sequence ATGAGCCATTGCGTCTTCTGCAAGATCGTCCACAAGGAGATCCCGTCCAACGTGGTCTATGAGGACGAGAAAATCCTGGCCTTCACCGATATCCATCCGGCGGCTCCCACCCACGTGCTCATCATCCCCAAGGAGCATATCGAGAGCGTCGAGGAGGTCCCGGCGGGAAGCCCCCTGGTGTCCCTGCTGACGGAAAAGGCCGTCCAGATCGCCAAACAGCTGAACCTTCGCGAGGGTTTCCGCCTGGTCATCAACAACGGCGACAATGGCGGCCAGACGGTCTACCACCTCCATCTGCACCTCCTGGGCGGCCGTTTCATGACCTGGCCTCCGGGCTGA
- the rpsU gene encoding 30S ribosomal protein S21 translates to MVEVRLEENEPIENALKRFKKVVQNSGLISEMKKREFYEKPSERRKKREAAARKKARRRQMKLNRD, encoded by the coding sequence GTGGTCGAAGTCCGACTGGAAGAGAATGAACCGATCGAGAACGCTTTGAAGCGTTTCAAGAAAGTGGTGCAGAACTCGGGGTTGATCTCGGAGATGAAGAAGCGGGAGTTCTACGAGAAGCCCAGTGAGCGCCGCAAGAAGCGCGAAGCCGCCGCCCGCAAAAAGGCCCGGCGCCGCCAGATGAAGCTGAACCGCGATTAG
- a CDS encoding GatB/YqeY domain-containing protein yields the protein MSASPLFDKINADLITAMKAKDEASTSALRMLKSALKYKEVDLKRELKDEDVIDVLSKQAKQRKESIEGFEKGGRSDMADKEKAELALIEKFLPAGLSDDELAKLIAEAIQSSGAAGPKDMGKVMGVLTPKIKGRADMGKVSGMVKAKLG from the coding sequence ATGAGCGCATCCCCCCTGTTCGACAAGATCAATGCCGACCTGATCACGGCCATGAAGGCCAAGGACGAGGCGTCCACCTCGGCCCTGCGCATGCTCAAGTCCGCCCTGAAATACAAGGAAGTGGACCTGAAACGCGAGCTGAAGGACGAGGACGTCATCGACGTGCTTTCCAAACAGGCCAAGCAACGCAAGGAATCCATCGAAGGGTTCGAGAAGGGCGGCCGCTCCGACATGGCCGACAAGGAAAAGGCCGAATTGGCCCTCATCGAGAAATTCCTGCCCGCCGGTCTTTCCGACGACGAACTGGCGAAGCTCATCGCCGAGGCCATCCAGTCCAGCGGAGCCGCCGGCCCGAAGGACATGGGGAAGGTCATGGGGGTGCTGACGCCCAAGATCAAGGGCCGGGCCGACATGGGCAAGGTCAGCGGGATGGTCAAGGCCAAGCTGGGCTGA